A stretch of DNA from Lycium ferocissimum isolate CSIRO_LF1 chromosome 4, AGI_CSIRO_Lferr_CH_V1, whole genome shotgun sequence:
ATAGCATCCAAAGAACTCACCGAGAAACGTACGGTGGACTCGAAGCTTGGGCGCATACTTTTGGGTAATCAGATAACAAGTCCTCGATCTCctttgatgttgtaattgtttcGCCTTCATTTGCTGTTACGTGATTCAACTCAATCAAGAATCCCTTATTTAATTTCTAATGTATTATTCATATCTCTAACAATACACTATCTCTTGTTTGAACCATAGCTGGATCCCCTCGAAGCGACACCAATCTTCCTGcatctttaatttcatgttgagaagTTTCTAGTTTACACTCATCTCATCCAAAGTGGCTAGCCATTTCATCCCCAACACCACGTCAGTTCCACCCAagtcaaacaaaaaataatgtcGGTGAATTTGTACGCCTTACACATCTAACCACACCCCTTTGCATACTTCATTCCCATCAACCTGTTGACCATTACCAATTGTCACTTCAAATCTGTTGGTCTTCTCAATAGGTAAATACGAGTGATGAGCAAGCGCGGAAGATAAAAAAGTATGGGTAGATCCGCTGTCCATTTGTCCCACAAATTCCATAGTTTTTCCTCCTGTAAGGCTCACTACTGAATTCATATTCAACACTATCATAGTAGCCTTTTGTTCTCCTTCGTCTACATCATCTCTTGCAACTACGAAGAATTCTTCTGTTTTCTTTTCATCTGTGTTAGATGCCTCTGAAACAAACAAAAGGTTCAGTTGCCTATTTTTACAACAATGGTTAGGGCCAAATTTTCCATCACATATGAAACATAACCTTAACTCTCTTTTTTCGGCATTTTATGAATCAGACAACCTTCTGAATTGTCCCTCGAATTTTACTGAAGAAGACGCATTAAAACCAGTTGATTTTGCTACAATTTTCATTTGCGAATCAACGTTGTGTCCTGCTGCTCTGGATTGATCCATATgcttcaagtatgtttgtgaCCCAAGAGTAATTGGTTCTAAACACAACTTGTTTATTGCTTGAACTGCCAGTTTAGATTTGAACCCTTGAACTTGCTCCAAAATAGAATTTCGATCCTCCACCTTTTGAGCCATCTACATTATCTCCCTCAATGTTTGAGCCCGTAGAAGCATCACTTCTGATCGAATTTCTTCCTTAAGACCATTCAAAAACACCCTAGATAAGAACCCATCAGACTCTTCCTTCATAGACGCTGACACTTTCTCAAATTCTTCACGAAATGATGGAACAGTGGTGACCTGCTTTAGCCCCCATAAAGACGGCATACTGGTTTCTCTTTTGGGAATGATGAAATCGGTTGAGCAACTCTTTTTTGAAGACTTCCCAGGTTGATATAATTGTCTAGACTCTAACTAATAATACCAATTTAAGGCTTTTCCTTCCAAACAAACACCGGTTGCCTGTAATCTTTCTGCTTCAGAAACGTCATTCACTGCAAAGTATCGTTCCACTTTAAAATCCATCCCAAAGGGTCCTTTCCTTCGAAAACCGGTAGTTGTAGTTTTCGAATTCTTCCCATCTTTTTCCCTGTTGAAGTTAACATTGCTTCCCTTGCAGATCTGGTTTGAGAAGCGGATGGTTCTGCCATTACAGTTTGCCCTTGTGGTTCAATTCTGGCAAGAGACTCTCATTTCTTGAAACAATCGTTCCAGTTTTCTGACATCTTCTCTTACCCCTGTCAAATTAGTTTGGACTTGTTCAACTCGTCCCCGCATTTTACTCACCATGCCGGAACGTTACCTCTCTTATACAAAATTTGATAGACTTTTCTGCGTGGAACAGTAAATAAAGGAACAAATACTGATGTTTTACACTAGATACACTGATATTACAACAAGAAATCTGAAAACAACCACTTAAACACTGCTAACACCTTAAATTACAACCTAAGACATGAACGACATTCAGTTACACAATACCTAATAATGAGATTACACAGATTTGATACTTCTAGACATTCGAGAGGCTAGACTCTCCTAAAGGATTCccttttttctgaaaatactTCTctgaatatttttttgaaactgtCCTGCCCCTTTTTCTCCAGAAAAACCACCCTAGTACATGAGTAACTGTGACAGTTACTAAGTTTTGCAATTGTTTATTTTGACCTCCTAGAATAAGTTTTTATAACCTGAGGCTCATCATATTGTAAAATTAGTAACATTGTCAATGTATAAGTACTTAATACATCAAAAATTCTATGTTATCTAtttatttccttcctttttttatttgtattgGTTAATCACATGTAAAGTAATAAGGCGAATAGCTAGGTTCAAGAAGTACAGTCCTTGGATCGATGCATGGTTGTGTAAATTGTAACTGTAAACAtgcttttttgttctttttaacGAAAGAGTAGCGTGCTTAATTTTTCactatattttcaaaaatatattagGACACAAGTAGTTGGATGGCCACCAGTGAGATCACAGAGGATCAAGGTAGCAAAGAAGTACGTGAAGGTGGCAGTAGATGGAGCTCCCTACTTGAGAAAAGTTGACTTGGAAATGTACACAAGCTATGACCAGCTGCTAAATGCTCTGCCAAAATTGTTTACTTGCCTAACTATTTGTAAGTATTCAATCTTTAACAGCTTCTCATGAATTTGATTCTTGAGGCTTTCTTTTAAGAGAAATAGTAACTTTTAAACAGGTAACTTTCTAAATGAGAGGAAGCTTATAGTCCCTACAATTAATGGTGTGGAATTGTTGCCAACTTATGAAGACAAAGATGGGGACTGGATGCTACTTGGAGACGTTCCCTGGAAGTATGTTTTACATCTTACACTGTCAGCTTgcctaaaaataattataagcaATTGTTCATAATAAGTGAGGTTAATAATTTGAACAATTATATTAAAGAAAGTAACTTTTCCAATAGGTTAGACGAATTGAtaggataaaaaatatttattcctATTGGCAGTGTAAATAAGctaaatttattttatctttttcctgGCTCTTAAGTGAGTTTAGTTTAATTTCTTGCGATTGACCTTTTCTTAATTATGATCCATTTTCTTTGACAGAATGTTTGTTGAATCTTGCAAGAGGCTTAGGTTGATGAAGAGCTCGGAGGTCACCGGATTTGGTACGTACATTTTAGCTGCCTTCTCAATTTGTTACTCATGCTTAGAGTTGTTAAATTAGCTTATAAATAAATTTCGTATACCATACTTTACTAAATTGACTAATTACTTTTGATAATGGTGTATATATGCAGCTCAAAGCACAAGCTTATTACTGTTGAAATGCTGATTAATTAAAGAAGTACTCATATTGGCctgcatgtacatatataggcTCTTATTTTGCCTTCTTTTACTACTATTTCTGTATCTGCACCTAGTTAGGGGACTTTTTCTactctttattttatgcatCTCATTGTATAGTAGCTAGCTAGCTAGCTATGCTTTCTTGGGACACTTATAGATCGTGTCACAAAATAAGATCATATAAAAGATTTTGCGATGGTATGGTGTTATAAGATAAAGCATAGAGATAAACATAGCGCGTTTTAATAAAGGAATAATTATTTCGCATAACTATCTCGaagaggtaattattgatattaactatcttttaatttatttatatttagtagctatagtgaTTTATAAATTACCATTCATAGCTATAACAAAATACATCAAACAACCGTGACTGGAGGAGTTTAGGGTGTGGGCTCTCCCCCTGCCCGCCTAGGTTCGAACCCAGCCAACCACATTATTCTTCTTAcagccaaatacatatgaaaTACGTTCAAATACAGTAAGTTGCCCTTTAATAAAAGAGTAGATATATATGGAAGGGAATAATTAGCATTTGTCCTTTTGGCTCTCAGAAATTAAAGGGAGAATCACCCATGCATATCCTATGAGAATTaagttggtatatatatatatatatgtgtggttCTTTCAAACATGTGtatttggtttttgtttttgttcaaACTTCAAACTGATCAACTCAAGACAGCAATACATCATGTAAAAGATAGGCAATTGGTAATATTTGCTATTTGGGAGAAAGAATTACTAAATATTGCACTATAAAAGGTGAAGCTAAACAAATATTCAATCTAAATTTTTCCCAATCTATTTGAAGCAAGAGGAGACCTCATACATAAGCATAGAAAGGAGTCATCAGCTATAATACCAAACAAACAAATATGGATTGGAAAAAACAAATCAAACGCAAGAGATTAAAATTAAATGTTTACATGGAAAAACCTTTTCAACGTGAAATGTAAAAATCAAGGGACTCCCGGCCCAAAAAGCTCCAATATATCAACAAAAGAGTATAATCGTTCCCCAAAAAAAGTCATAATATCAATGCCCACAAGGAGCAACATAGCAACAACAGTAACAACAAAACAATGAAAGAAATGAGAGAAATCACCGCAGAAACAAGCTATTGTTCATGGCTCAGAAACTTAAGCTACAAACCTCAAAATCTGATCTTCATCGTTCAAATTGAAGAATAGAATGTTGAGAATTTCCACTTCAAATTTAAGCTCGATTCAACGATTAACGAATTGGAAAACGTAATTTGAAGCAGTCTGATTGTAAAGAAAAATTTCTAGAGCAAAGATACAATTATtttttcggaaaagggccaaatatatccctgtactatcggaaaagagtcaaatatacccttcgttatactttgggtccaaatatacccctgccgctatactttgggttcaaatataccccttcacAGTTAAAGTTGACCCAATCCTACATGgcattattattttaataaaataaatattatgtgGCATGCTACCTCACTTACAAACCCAATTTTACCCCTCCCCTCCCTATCTTCTTCAACCCCACCTTCCCGTCTACTACTACCATCCTTATGCCCACCACCATTGATTAAATATACCAAGGACTGAAGAAGACCTTCCATTCTTAAGTCATAGAAAATTCAAATGCACAACATTAATGCTAAAGTCTTAGCTTTGAATCAATTGGATTTTGATTTGTTGTCCCTCTATCAATTTATAATGCATTTGACATCTCTTTCATTGcgattgtttattattttttcggCATGATGAATGATGTGTACAGGGGaaaagattcaatctttttCAGAAACAGAAACACcccaaaaaagtaaaaattaccAGAAATGTAAAAAACCCACCATCTACAGGGCAAAAGATGCAATCTTTTTCAGTTCTTGAATAGCCAAAAGCACATGTGAATACAGATGTGTGAAAACTTAGAACCCCAcatccaaattttcactttaacTGCcaataattacaaaaaaaatggTACTCAAGATCTCAAAAACTCACCTTTGGGCTGCTAAATTTTAACCCACGGTATATGTTTTATCTCTATCTATTCATAGAGAGCCAATCTTTTTCGATTGATTTTATTAAGGACAAAGCTTGACATGATTATAAAAAAGATCTTAATATTAGTATATTTATGACTTCCTTTTATTATAGTACTACTTTTAACGGTGATATGGACTTTTGATTTGATTAATCTGATTGTCATTCTTTAGCATTTAATTAACCAGGGCATAAGTAAGGGGAGGTGGGGTGGAAGCAAATAGAGAGGAGAGGGTTAAAATTGAGTTTGTAAGTGAGGTGACATACCacataataattattttattaaaataataatgcCATGTAGGATTGGGGTTAACTTTAACTGTGAAggagtatatttgaacccaaagtataatggtaggggtatatttggacccaaaatataatgaagggtatatttaacccttcTTCGATAGTACAGGGGCATaattggcccttttccgttatttttttccctctttatTCACTTCAAAATGGATTTCAGACCTAAAATAGGTCACTAGTGGGCTTTACAAAAATATTGACTAGGtccaaaaatatcattttttaatCCATAAATATAGGAAGGGGAGAAGGCCCAAAAGCCCAACAATTTGCTAATAAGATTGGAAAATTTACCTCCTATAACTACCTCTAAGgcttatttattagtaatagctatctttatttttaattatatttggtagcttaattatttatcaaattaccatCTATAGCTTGTTTTTGAATGCAGCCAGATTTCCCTAAAAATAAGGTATCTCTCTCTACTTACCCACaatcttttttttcaaatatttttctcacctatcaaatattttttctccctcacccctctttctctctccgtTCCATCTCCTAATCctttaaattgattttctttcacctaccaaatttattttctccctcacccctctttctctctctgttCCATCACCTACCCTAGATCTTATTTTCTCTTACAAATCAGAAGAATCCTACAGTAGTAGCAGCAGCCATGGTCGACGACGAAGTGAAGCCATGGTCGACGTTTGGGTATTGCTTTTCTGTGAGAAAAAAAGAGTTCTCGTGGGAAATGGCTAAAATGGGATACGCGAAAGCTTTAATGGAAACaacatgaaagttgtaaaaAGATGAAGTTGATATAAGGAAAAATGAGTGGCTTACAAGAAAAGCAACTGGCAACaaatgggaaaaagaaaaaaagttttatttttgattGAATCTTGTTGAAGAATACACTACGGTTTTGCgagagaaatggagaaagacAGAGCAATGAGCACAACTACCAGTGGTAGTGAAGCCATGGTCGACGAAGGAGTGAAAAAAAGAGCTCTAACAACGGGGAAGGACGACAGAGTGAAGTTTATTAACTAGTCCAATTGAAAGTCTTTATCTCCGGATAACGTTCTTTTTGTAGCAATCTGAGATGACTCGCTTCTTTCCCATTAGaacaccattgatgagagttgtggagcttTCATGCCTatcaagtgtttgataaaatgttttaGTATATTTCGGTGTATTCTTTGTGTATTAACAAACAAGATATTTAATTTTCCATATATTTCGGTGTATTTCGGATATTATTTCgctatatttcaatgtatttatctttttttgttgtaaatatagtgaatgt
This window harbors:
- the LOC132052239 gene encoding auxin-responsive protein IAA1-like isoform X1, with amino-acid sequence MKFDTSSLSLEETELTLGLSRKQICGIKRGFSLPDEAIELSLGTFTARNPHDKSYEDEISSGTKHSAQTQVVGWPPVRSQRIKVAKKYVKVAVDGAPYLRKVDLEMYTSYDQLLNALPKLFTCLTICNFLNERKLIVPTINGVELLPTYEDKDGDWMLLGDVPWKMFVESCKRLRLMKSSEVTGFGTYILAAFSICYSCLELLN
- the LOC132052239 gene encoding auxin-responsive protein IAA1-like isoform X2 → MKFDTSSLSLEETELTLGLSRKQICGIKRGFSLPDEAIELSLGTFTARNPHDKSYEDEISSGTKHSAQTQVVGWPPVRSQRIKVAKKYVKVAVDGAPYLRKVDLEMYTSYDQLLNALPKLFTCLTICNFLNERKLIVPTINGVELLPTYEDKDGDWMLLGDVPWKMFVESCKRLRLMKSSEVTGFAQSTSLLLLKC